One genomic region from SAR92 clade bacterium H455 encodes:
- a CDS encoding LPS-assembly protein LptD — protein sequence MSPIFNPKLSPISSLVQSLGFACSEQGKVSRHALFAAIILPFLSAGLSSNVSAEEVHVTWNCVAGPDNKWLCNEEQIVASSRNRPARANIPNLTASDEPRVAAVRNLDWLEEDQMTGEQRLRIEGNCCGAYVEPARDYPDADLNPEEASLQVNANSTEALENNVAVLEGDVQISQGYRQIRSNSARIDQTNRNVDLQGNVQFREPGMLLLGSSAEIDIDSKEVTINNATYVLHEAAVRGSAKTLTRTNDGVITISDATYSTCEPGDSTWQMATTEIAIDQQSGFATVKNAQLRVKDIPVFYFPWIKFPINDQRSSGLLFPTINSSTDNGFDYAQPIYWNLAPDYDATITPRLIQERGIGIEVELRHLSRHSETTATAAFLGSDKGGSDEENIDPGTGLPEHLGEDRYLTGLTHLGGIGKAWSTFLDLNNVSDNDYFNDFGSLGQESRSRINLRRVAGVSYKTDNWNYRVEAQDHQIIVDGLEEQYSVLPKVTANGHYRFDNNLVVDLNNQTARFDHDDPGFVTGDRHRLDYGISWDKRWTWGYFRPQYRLKHLAYNLDNQASSQQDINNSAVTVPVSSLDASLFLERPASFFDGYTQTLEPRLYYVKSKFRDQSGLPDFDTREFTPSYDLLFRDERFNGGDRISDEERLTIALTTRYIDSKSGQERFSASIAQAINYIDRRVTLSSNLSEDEIGELARRQSPLAIKLAGRLNKSWRFSSDVVYDTHDNDLAKSSIALRYNDRQNRLLNFSYNSTRRAPRLFDGAPLDQNIKQADISGLVPLQGNFNLVGRWNHDFTNSRMLDVFAGFEYNSCCWRASLVARRSLDRKDEILLPEEDLKLTNGIFFQIQFKGLAGANGRVDSMLKNGIYGYGSQENL from the coding sequence TTGAGCCCTATTTTTAACCCTAAATTAAGTCCTATTTCCTCTCTGGTTCAGAGCCTGGGCTTTGCCTGTTCAGAACAGGGTAAGGTTAGTCGTCACGCGCTGTTCGCAGCGATAATATTACCCTTTCTGTCTGCTGGCCTGTCGTCCAATGTCTCAGCTGAAGAAGTTCATGTAACCTGGAATTGTGTCGCCGGCCCCGACAACAAGTGGCTCTGTAACGAAGAGCAGATTGTCGCCTCTAGTCGAAACCGCCCAGCGCGTGCGAATATACCCAACCTAACTGCTTCAGATGAGCCCAGAGTTGCCGCCGTGCGCAACCTAGACTGGCTGGAAGAAGATCAAATGACCGGGGAGCAGCGCTTAAGAATTGAAGGCAACTGCTGCGGTGCTTATGTGGAACCGGCGCGAGACTATCCCGACGCCGATCTCAACCCTGAAGAAGCGTCGCTGCAAGTAAATGCTAACTCCACCGAGGCGCTGGAAAATAATGTCGCCGTGTTGGAGGGCGATGTGCAAATATCTCAAGGCTACCGTCAAATTCGCAGCAACAGCGCGCGCATAGATCAAACCAACCGCAATGTTGATCTGCAGGGCAATGTGCAGTTTCGCGAACCCGGTATGTTGCTCCTCGGGAGCAGTGCAGAGATTGATATCGACAGTAAAGAGGTGACGATAAATAACGCCACCTATGTGCTTCATGAAGCAGCGGTGCGCGGCAGTGCCAAAACCCTGACCCGAACCAATGATGGCGTGATCACAATTAGTGATGCGACCTATTCAACCTGCGAGCCTGGAGACTCAACTTGGCAGATGGCGACTACCGAGATTGCCATTGATCAGCAATCCGGATTTGCCACGGTGAAAAATGCCCAGCTTCGGGTCAAAGATATCCCGGTTTTTTACTTTCCCTGGATTAAATTTCCGATTAACGATCAACGCAGCTCGGGATTGTTATTCCCCACCATTAACTCCAGTACCGACAATGGTTTTGATTACGCCCAGCCGATCTATTGGAATCTGGCGCCAGACTACGATGCGACCATTACCCCAAGACTGATACAGGAACGCGGCATAGGCATTGAGGTCGAACTTCGCCATCTATCGCGCCATTCCGAGACCACCGCGACCGCTGCCTTTTTGGGCAGTGATAAAGGCGGCAGCGACGAAGAGAATATAGATCCGGGTACCGGCCTGCCAGAACACCTTGGCGAGGATCGCTATCTAACTGGACTGACTCATCTCGGCGGCATAGGCAAAGCCTGGTCGACCTTTCTTGACCTGAATAATGTTTCCGATAACGACTACTTTAATGACTTCGGCAGCCTAGGTCAGGAGTCAAGGAGTCGGATTAACCTTCGCCGGGTCGCCGGTGTGAGCTACAAAACCGACAATTGGAATTATCGAGTCGAAGCCCAGGACCATCAAATTATTGTTGATGGGCTTGAAGAGCAGTACTCGGTGCTACCCAAGGTCACCGCCAACGGCCACTATCGCTTTGATAACAATCTAGTCGTCGATTTAAATAACCAAACCGCACGTTTTGATCATGATGATCCAGGTTTTGTCACCGGTGACAGACACCGTCTCGATTACGGCATAAGTTGGGATAAGCGCTGGACCTGGGGTTACTTTCGACCACAGTATCGCCTTAAGCACCTAGCCTATAATCTTGACAACCAGGCCAGCAGCCAGCAAGACATTAATAATTCGGCCGTAACTGTTCCAGTATCGTCGCTGGATGCCAGCCTATTCCTAGAGCGTCCTGCGAGCTTTTTCGACGGCTATACCCAAACCTTAGAACCACGACTCTACTATGTGAAATCGAAATTTAGAGACCAGTCTGGACTTCCTGATTTTGACACTCGTGAGTTTACCCCCTCTTATGACCTGCTATTTCGCGATGAGCGTTTTAATGGTGGTGACCGCATATCTGACGAAGAGCGTTTAACCATTGCTCTAACCACTCGCTATATCGACAGCAAATCTGGCCAAGAGCGCTTTAGTGCCAGTATCGCCCAGGCAATTAACTATATTGACCGCAGGGTAACCCTGTCATCCAATCTCTCTGAAGATGAGATCGGGGAGTTAGCTCGCAGGCAATCCCCCCTGGCCATCAAACTCGCTGGGCGGCTGAATAAGAGTTGGCGCTTTAGCAGTGATGTTGTTTACGACACCCACGATAATGATCTGGCCAAAAGTAGCATTGCATTGCGCTACAATGATCGCCAGAATCGGCTGTTAAATTTCAGCTATAACTCAACTCGCCGAGCGCCGAGACTATTTGATGGAGCGCCTTTAGACCAAAATATAAAGCAGGCCGATATATCTGGGCTTGTGCCCCTGCAAGGCAACTTTAACCTGGTAGGACGCTGGAATCATGATTTTACCAACAGCCGTATGCTCGATGTCTTTGCCGGATTTGAATATAACAGCTGCTGCTGGCGGGCGAGTTTAGTTGCACGGCGATCTCTGGATAGAAAAGATGAAATACTATTGCCGGAAGAAGATTTAAAGCTGACTAATGGCATCTTTTTCCAAATACAATTTAAAGGTCTGGCCGGTGCAAATGGTCGGGTTGATTCAATGCTAAAAAATGGTATCTACGGTTATGGATCTCAAGAAAACTTGTAA